In Cyanobacteria bacterium GSL.Bin1, one DNA window encodes the following:
- a CDS encoding DNA polymerase subunit beta yields the protein MVTLDNLLQQREKILTVAQRHGAFNVRVFGSVARGEARDRSDVDFLVDYDRSSRSSWFPMGLIEDLEALLGVRVDVVTEKSLKSRLRDRILQEAKPL from the coding sequence CTTGACAATTTGCTCCAACAACGAGAAAAAATTCTAACTGTTGCTCAACGTCATGGAGCATTCAATGTTCGCGTTTTCGGTTCCGTCGCGCGGGGAGAAGCTAGAGATCGTAGCGATGTAGATTTTTTGGTTGATTATGATCGTTCGAGTCGGTCATCCTGGTTTCCAATGGGGCTCATCGAAGATTTGGAAGCATTGCTGGGAGTTCGGGTAGATGTAGTCACAGAAAAGAGTTTAAAATCCCGTTTGCGAGATCGGATTCTACAAGAAGCAAAACCTTTATGA
- a CDS encoding DUF86 domain-containing protein, which yields MRRDSERLQDIWDAIDRIQSRFDLDRIEDDEMLQVWVLYHLQIIGEAARALSSEIMQNHSQVPWSKIVGLRNRVVHEYFDIDLDIVIDIVTYDLPELKEQIKGILNHYSDS from the coding sequence ATGAGACGAGACTCGGAACGACTACAGGACATTTGGGATGCCATTGATCGCATTCAAAGTCGATTTGATCTTGATCGGATTGAGGATGATGAGATGCTTCAGGTTTGGGTGTTGTATCACTTGCAAATTATTGGCGAAGCTGCCCGCGCCCTTTCTTCTGAAATAATGCAAAACCATTCTCAGGTTCCTTGGTCAAAAATTGTCGGTTTGCGTAATCGCGTTGTGCATGAGTATTTTGATATTGATCTTGATATTGTCATTGATATCGTTACTTACGATTTACCTGAATTGAAGGAGCAAATCAAAGGGATTCTTAATCATTACAGTGACAGTTAA
- a CDS encoding high-affinity nickel-transporter — protein MKRRKWLMLGCLGFCLTLLLSGVFATRTVAHINDLSLAEIDVSAEKAVVQFTLPIDFIRFADDNENGKIEAQEVKDNQSNLETFLRDRVQLLNQNNRLGTLTVTPNSTLVIPPSSQITSETHTTLTLNYRWRQPLETLKIEYNLFPTNLGMGLPGLPTAHCLATIRWQDQVKTHIFNATNKQLALSLNFQNNGLPIPFLEGAQGGLIAIFGALIWGGFHALSPGHGKTMISAYLVGTKATFQQAVMLGLTTTITHTIGVFGFGLIAWFASQYILPEQLSPWLSLVSGVVIFTIGFRLIPQRWHRTKHHHHHHHDHSHDVSDHHSHHHHHHHHHHDVNIASWREILALGISGGLVPCPAALVLLLSTIALGQIGYGLMLVLVFSVGLAVTLIGLGALFIYGKQQFQKFPQAQFGLQKLPLLGAIAITLVGLGITGNAVLTLI, from the coding sequence ATGAAACGACGAAAGTGGTTAATGCTAGGATGCCTTGGATTTTGTCTAACGCTACTGCTATCTGGCGTTTTTGCAACACGAACGGTTGCCCATATTAATGATTTATCATTAGCAGAAATTGACGTCTCTGCAGAAAAAGCGGTGGTTCAATTTACGTTACCGATTGATTTTATTCGATTTGCTGATGATAATGAAAACGGCAAAATTGAAGCGCAAGAAGTCAAAGACAATCAAAGTAATCTAGAGACTTTTTTGCGCGATCGCGTTCAACTATTAAATCAGAATAATCGCTTAGGAACGCTGACAGTTACGCCTAATTCAACGCTCGTGATTCCACCCAGTTCACAAATTACAAGCGAGACTCATACGACACTGACCCTTAATTATCGCTGGAGGCAACCGCTAGAAACCCTTAAGATTGAATATAATCTCTTCCCCACCAATTTAGGCATGGGTTTACCTGGTTTACCCACGGCACACTGTCTGGCGACCATTCGCTGGCAAGATCAGGTCAAAACCCATATTTTTAATGCGACGAATAAACAGCTGGCGCTTTCTCTCAATTTTCAAAATAATGGGCTTCCCATCCCTTTTTTAGAAGGGGCGCAAGGAGGGCTAATTGCTATTTTTGGGGCACTGATTTGGGGAGGATTTCATGCCCTTTCTCCTGGACATGGTAAAACCATGATTAGTGCGTATTTAGTGGGAACAAAAGCCACATTCCAACAAGCCGTCATGTTAGGCTTGACCACTACGATTACTCACACCATTGGTGTTTTTGGATTCGGTTTAATTGCTTGGTTCGCATCGCAATACATCTTACCGGAACAATTATCCCCTTGGTTGAGTTTAGTTTCAGGAGTAGTGATTTTCACCATTGGCTTCCGTTTAATTCCCCAACGGTGGCACCGAACTAAACATCATCATCATCATCACCACGACCATTCTCACGACGTTTCTGATCATCACTCTCATCATCACCATCACCATCACCATCATCATGACGTTAATATTGCCTCTTGGCGAGAGATTTTGGCTTTAGGCATCTCCGGCGGGTTGGTTCCTTGTCCCGCCGCTTTAGTTTTATTATTAAGTACGATCGCGCTGGGACAAATTGGCTATGGCTTAATGTTAGTTTTAGTCTTTAGTGTGGGCTTAGCCGTGACTTTAATTGGTTTAGGCGCATTATTTATTTACGGCAAACAACAATTCCAAAAATTTCCCCAAGCGCAGTTCGGGCTGCAAAAATTGCCTCTTCTCGGCGCGATCGCGATAACCTTGGTAGGACTGGGTATTACCGGAAATGCGGTTTTAACGCTGATTTAA
- a CDS encoding M24 family metallopeptidase, translating to MINILNHNTLKLTLKERRQKLAQIFPENVLLWSGCAPSRNFPANTFPFRASSHFLYFAGLNLENAVIALDNGKLTLFLDNPSAESILWGGEKPTRDDIAETIGADRAYPLAKLAEDQGEAATIALSDPTIDQQQQNCLKRKILPPTQAAGKDRALMEAIIQLRLCHDESAITQIRQAAGISIQAHQAGMKAVQPGKTEAEIRAAMESVMIAHNVTCAYGSIVTGHGEVLHNEDYSHTLQAGDLVLADVGAESPGGWASDITRTFPVSGRFSPTQREIYDLVLSAHDACIAAVAPGVEYKDIHWQAATIIAEGLVELGILRGNVSNLLETDAQALFFPHGVGHLLGLDVHDMEDFGDLAGYAPGRRRSERFGLGNLRLDRALQPGMAVTIEPGFYQVPAILNDPQTREQYQNQINWERLAQFADVRGIRIEDDVLVTSEGSEVLTAALPCERDRVESLTNA from the coding sequence ATGATTAACATATTGAATCATAATACTCTAAAGCTGACCTTAAAAGAGCGTCGTCAAAAACTGGCTCAGATCTTTCCCGAGAACGTTTTATTGTGGTCAGGCTGTGCGCCTTCCCGTAATTTTCCTGCTAATACATTTCCGTTTCGCGCCAGCAGTCATTTTCTTTATTTTGCCGGTTTAAATTTAGAAAATGCGGTGATTGCGTTAGACAATGGCAAATTAACCCTCTTCCTGGATAACCCGTCTGCAGAGAGTATTTTGTGGGGAGGAGAAAAGCCGACTCGGGATGACATTGCAGAAACCATTGGGGCAGATCGGGCTTATCCCTTAGCAAAATTAGCCGAAGATCAGGGGGAAGCGGCAACGATCGCGCTGTCTGATCCCACGATTGACCAACAGCAACAAAATTGCTTAAAACGCAAAATCCTACCACCAACACAAGCCGCTGGCAAAGATCGCGCCCTCATGGAAGCGATTATTCAGTTACGCCTCTGTCATGATGAAAGCGCGATCACGCAAATTCGTCAAGCAGCAGGGATTTCTATCCAAGCCCATCAAGCCGGAATGAAAGCAGTGCAACCGGGAAAAACTGAAGCCGAGATTCGTGCTGCAATGGAAAGTGTAATGATTGCCCATAATGTAACCTGTGCTTACGGTAGCATCGTCACCGGACACGGGGAAGTCTTACATAACGAAGACTATTCCCATACCTTACAAGCCGGGGATTTAGTCTTAGCGGATGTCGGTGCAGAAAGCCCGGGCGGTTGGGCATCCGATATTACGCGTACTTTCCCGGTTAGCGGTCGCTTTTCGCCAACTCAACGCGAGATTTACGATTTAGTTTTATCCGCCCATGATGCTTGTATTGCTGCAGTTGCCCCAGGAGTCGAATATAAAGACATTCATTGGCAAGCGGCAACGATCATTGCCGAAGGTTTAGTGGAACTGGGGATTTTACGAGGTAATGTCTCAAATCTACTAGAAACCGATGCCCAAGCCCTATTTTTCCCCCACGGCGTCGGACATTTATTAGGCTTAGATGTTCATGACATGGAAGATTTCGGCGATCTGGCAGGATATGCACCGGGAAGACGGCGCAGTGAGCGTTTTGGTCTAGGAAACTTACGGCTCGATCGCGCCCTCCAACCGGGAATGGCAGTCACGATTGAACCCGGATTTTATCAAGTTCCGGCAATTTTGAATGATCCGCAAACCCGAGAACAATATCAAAACCAGATTAATTGGGAACGGCTGGCACAATTTGCTGATGTCCGTGGCATTCGCATTGAAGATGATGTGCTGGTAACCTCAGAAGGATCGGAAGTTTTAACTGCTGCTTTACCTTGTGAACGCGATCGCGTTGAAAGTTTAACGAATGCTTAA
- the purE gene encoding 5-(carboxyamino)imidazole ribonucleotide mutase: MSNETPSVGIIMGSDSDLPTMEGAIAICEEFSVPYEVAIVSAHRTPDRMVNYAKTASNRGLKVIIAGAGGAAHLPGMIASLTALPVIGVPVRTRHLQGVDSLYSIVQMPGGIPVATVAINNAKNAGLLAIQILAAFDSNLLKKVEDYRQELATSVINKQTRLEEIGYQEYLKEFK, from the coding sequence ATGTCTAATGAAACGCCATCTGTTGGAATTATTATGGGTAGCGATTCCGATTTGCCGACAATGGAAGGCGCGATCGCGATCTGTGAAGAATTTTCGGTTCCTTACGAAGTGGCGATTGTTTCCGCCCACCGCACCCCAGACCGTATGGTTAACTACGCAAAAACTGCGTCCAATCGTGGCTTAAAAGTGATTATTGCTGGTGCGGGAGGGGCCGCCCATTTACCCGGCATGATCGCCTCTCTTACGGCTTTGCCTGTGATTGGAGTTCCAGTCAGAACCCGTCACTTGCAAGGGGTGGATTCTCTCTATTCCATTGTGCAAATGCCAGGGGGAATTCCGGTGGCAACAGTTGCTATTAATAATGCTAAAAATGCCGGATTATTAGCAATACAAATTCTGGCTGCCTTTGATAGTAATTTGTTAAAGAAAGTTGAGGACTATCGTCAAGAATTAGCAACTTCTGTAATTAATAAACAGACTCGATTAGAAGAAATCGGCTATCAGGAATACCTCAAAGAGTTTAAATGA
- a CDS encoding betaine/proline/choline family ABC transporter ATP-binding protein (Members of the family are the ATP-binding subunit of ABC transporters for substrates such as betaine, L-proline or other amino acids, choline, carnitine, etc. The substrate specificity is best determined from the substrate-binding subunit, rather than this subunit, as it interacts with the permease subunit and not with substrate directly.) → MNTEQNMSEKTQTPQAKIHVENLVKIFGESPREGLKLMREGYSRDDILEKTGNVVGVGGVSFDIEEGELFVIMGLSGSGKSTLIRCLNRIIEPTSGQVIIDDEDVAHVDLERLREVRRTKMAMVFQKFALFPHLTVAENTEYGLKVRGVDEQQRRQKAIETLEIVGLDKWANRYPSELSGGMQQRVGLARALATDPDILLMDEAFGALDPLIRRDMQSELMRLQDELHKTVVFISHDIHEALKVGDRVAVMKDGYFVQVGTPEELVTNPADEYIRDFMMDVNRAQVLKTGSITRKTIPFILGHGSVRSALEQMQRHQREEMYVVNQSNFPIGVVTTKALTKALEEGQEDIKAVMKTDFPKVQASTTIEEVAHLCQQEFPLAIVDNQGQFKGVVEHSDILASIGRIQDPDDDTVERENQPQQVAV, encoded by the coding sequence ATGAATACCGAGCAAAATATGAGTGAAAAAACACAGACTCCTCAAGCTAAAATTCATGTGGAGAATCTCGTTAAAATTTTTGGGGAGAGTCCTCGTGAGGGCTTGAAACTGATGCGAGAAGGTTACAGTAGAGACGATATTCTCGAAAAAACGGGAAATGTTGTTGGCGTCGGCGGTGTTTCCTTTGATATTGAAGAGGGAGAACTCTTTGTCATTATGGGGTTATCGGGATCAGGAAAATCGACTTTGATTCGCTGTCTCAACCGCATCATTGAACCCACCAGCGGTCAAGTCATCATTGATGATGAAGATGTTGCCCATGTCGATCTAGAACGACTGAGAGAAGTTCGACGCACCAAAATGGCAATGGTGTTCCAAAAATTTGCTCTCTTTCCTCACCTCACGGTCGCTGAAAATACAGAATATGGTCTGAAAGTGCGTGGCGTTGACGAACAGCAGCGTCGCCAGAAAGCCATAGAAACCTTGGAAATTGTCGGCTTAGATAAATGGGCCAATCGTTATCCTTCCGAATTAAGTGGCGGTATGCAGCAACGGGTGGGATTAGCGCGGGCGCTGGCAACGGATCCGGATATTCTCTTGATGGACGAAGCCTTCGGTGCGCTTGATCCCCTGATTCGTCGGGATATGCAATCTGAATTAATGCGGCTACAAGATGAACTGCACAAAACGGTTGTCTTTATTTCTCATGATATTCACGAAGCCCTAAAAGTCGGCGATCGCGTTGCTGTGATGAAAGACGGTTACTTTGTGCAAGTGGGCACCCCCGAAGAGTTGGTGACGAATCCTGCCGATGAGTATATCCGAGACTTTATGATGGATGTCAATCGGGCGCAAGTCCTTAAAACGGGTTCGATTACCCGCAAAACCATTCCCTTTATTCTGGGACATGGTTCGGTCCGTTCGGCATTAGAGCAAATGCAACGGCATCAACGAGAGGAAATGTATGTGGTCAATCAAAGCAATTTTCCCATTGGTGTCGTCACAACCAAAGCCTTAACGAAAGCTTTAGAGGAAGGCCAAGAAGATATCAAAGCAGTGATGAAAACTGACTTCCCAAAAGTCCAAGCCAGCACTACCATTGAAGAAGTGGCCCACCTCTGTCAACAAGAATTTCCGCTTGCGATTGTTGATAACCAAGGTCAATTCAAAGGTGTGGTTGAACATTCTGATATTCTTGCTAGCATCGGTCGTATCCAAGATCCGGATGACGACACAGTAGAAAGGGAAAACCAGCCCCAACAGGTGGCGGTTTAA
- a CDS encoding ABC transporter permease subunit yields the protein MFDPFQETIWPLGDQIEAIIDFIVNNFRFIFNDWIGQPVGVVLRGIQSFFLFLNPLVFLVALLGIAWQIANRNIAIFSVIAMTVVGLIGAWEESMITLALVATAVVFCVIIGIPLGIWAARSDRFASLIRPILDTMQTLPAFVYLVPVVMLFGTGEVPGVIVTFIFAVPPLIRLTNIGIRGVPEDVVEAAQAFGSTPRQVLLQVQVPLAMPTILAGVNQSLMLALSMVVIASLIAVEGLGQMVNRGIGRLDVGLAAVGGIGIVLLAIVLDRITQAVGDTKKGRLHWKKRGPIGFVLKLVNKKKTQRVPQQS from the coding sequence ATGTTTGATCCATTTCAAGAGACCATTTGGCCCCTCGGCGATCAAATTGAAGCGATCATTGACTTTATTGTCAATAACTTTCGCTTCATCTTCAACGATTGGATTGGACAACCGGTCGGCGTTGTCTTAAGGGGCATCCAATCCTTTTTCCTTTTTCTGAATCCCCTGGTTTTTCTCGTTGCACTGTTGGGAATTGCCTGGCAAATTGCGAACCGCAACATCGCTATTTTTAGTGTGATTGCGATGACAGTGGTCGGATTAATTGGGGCGTGGGAAGAATCGATGATTACCCTTGCCCTGGTTGCAACAGCAGTTGTTTTTTGTGTGATTATTGGGATTCCACTCGGTATTTGGGCAGCCCGCAGCGATCGCTTTGCCAGTTTAATTCGCCCCATCTTAGACACCATGCAGACGCTTCCGGCATTTGTTTATCTGGTGCCAGTGGTCATGTTATTTGGAACCGGAGAAGTCCCGGGCGTGATTGTCACCTTCATTTTTGCCGTTCCCCCACTAATCCGCTTAACCAATATTGGGATTCGCGGCGTTCCCGAAGACGTAGTCGAAGCAGCACAAGCTTTCGGTTCTACCCCTCGACAAGTTTTATTACAAGTGCAAGTCCCCTTAGCAATGCCCACAATTTTAGCTGGGGTTAACCAATCTTTGATGCTAGCTTTATCAATGGTCGTTATCGCTTCACTGATTGCTGTAGAAGGCTTAGGACAGATGGTAAACCGTGGTATTGGCCGTTTAGATGTTGGCTTAGCCGCAGTTGGCGGGATTGGGATTGTTCTTTTAGCAATTGTGCTCGATCGGATTACCCAAGCCGTGGGCGATACAAAAAAAGGAAGACTCCATTGGAAAAAACGAGGTCCGATTGGTTTTGTTCTGAAATTAGTTAACAAAAAGAAAACGCAAAGAGTGCCTCAACAATCCTAA